The Arachis ipaensis cultivar K30076 chromosome B03, Araip1.1, whole genome shotgun sequence region tgacacgtggcacaaccatccacatcagcatgtcacgtgtcactggtcaccacatcatcatatcattacaTGTGGTCAAATCATGGAATGACATgtgtcacttacagtccacgTCATCAAGCCATGTCATCACGATATTAATGGAAAAtgggtcagggactaatatggtgcatttTTGTCAATCAGGGAGGTAAttagtgcaattggaatctcagggaCAATTTTAGTGCACGACATCAAtttcagggaccattttggggtTTAGCTCTACTAgtaattgataaaaataatttcaaaaaaatattgaCAATAAAATAAGGTTTAGAAGAATTAAAAAATTAGACAAAAATAatcatatataaaatatattatcaaaaaagtttttaaaaatagaattttaataCCACCTTTTACAAATATGATtacaaaaataagatatttttattcttaaaatttagcGATTTTAcgctttttaatatttttttataatcgaatttaaaaaaagaaagaaagaaaaatgtggTTTAGTGATTAaattttcctttagttttttGTATGTACCTTCCAAATACTTGTCTAAACATTTTcacaaaaaatcaaattaaatacacAATTTTCAGAAGTAGAGGTGTACGcgaatcggatcggattggatatggCCAGAAATTCGATCCAATTCACACAAttttcatcggatcggatcggatatgatattCGCGTTTTTTAGTATCCGATCCGATCTGcaaatcggatcggatatcgaatatatccgcataattgaaccttctctttttaattatatttttatgtaaaaaatccaataaaaatatttctttcacattttaaaacttatttattcctaaaatatttttaattaaaatttttctaaataacaaaaataaaataatacaatatatgaataataattactaactaaaacatacaaacaagtaaatataataccaaatatatatatatttatttatttttaattattattgtgcggatcggatatgccgatgtagagcagatatccgcgatccgatccgTAAAGGGTACGGATCAGATCCTATCCGATCCGATCAATATACGGATCGAAttatatccgcaattttcggatcgaaTGCGGATATTTACCGCGAATCTACGGATACAATCCGATCAATGAATACCCTTATTCAGAAGTTTTATGTAATATATCTTTTGATATCACTTACTTGTATGCGACTGCAATATTATAGCTGTGCAAAGTTGAACAAAATAAGAGTTTGTAAAACATATAAATTGTCAGTGAAATTTATGGTTTATATTCTCTTTTGTTAGTGAATTTATTGGTTTGGATCAAGCTGTAAAATTATTAAATTCCAACAATTTTTTCTATGACATTGCACTGCTCTTTTTAACATTGTAGTATTGTACCGTTAAAAATGTTTACATTAATCTCAATACTGTAGTTCCACAGGAAAAATATCCATTTATCTTCTCTTAGGAAAGGGTACATAGTTAAATATAACCATCGAAACTAGAATGTTAGATGGTGAATAATGCAGAGAAACACCTCTCTTGCTTGCATTGGCTCCAATTACTTATGTTACTTATTTGAGTTCTTAGGATTTCTCCATTATGATTAACACTAGCAAGAGTGTTATTCAACTCGTACTGTCATGGAGTTAAATGGCTCAACATTGCTGTGGATTGTGGaaattaagttttattaagtcaGTATATACCATTAAAGAAAAATCGGGGACGAATTATTTTTCCTTGTTGCAGTTATCATAAAAGGTCATGTCCTTATCATACCAggaaatggaaaaacaacaaactCATGTACAAATAACAGACAGAAACTAGTTCAACTATGTGGGAACAACCTGGGGCTCTAAGGGTGAAGAACCACCACTATCCTCAGGGTTCTCTACTGTGCTTCTCTCTACAACCTTCTCCTCTACCTCTTGAAAACCTTGCTTGAACCTATCATAATTGGTGNNNNNNNNNNNNNNNNNNNNNNNNNNNNNNNNNNNNNNNNNNNNNNNNNNNNNNNNNNNNNNNNNNNNNNNNNNNNNNNNNNNNNNNNNNNNNNNNNNNNNNNNNNNNNNNNNNNNNNNNNNNNNNNNNNNNNNNNNNNNNNNNNNNNNNNNNNNNNNNNNNNNNNNNNNNNNNNNNNNNNNNNNNNNNNNNNNNNNNNNNNNNNNNNNNNNNNNNNNNNNNNNNNNNNNNNNNNNNNNNNNNNNNNNNNNNNNNNNNNNNNNNNNNNNNNNNNNNNNNNNNNNNNNNNNNNNNNNNNNNNNNNNNNNNNNNNNNNNNNNNNNNNNNNNNNNNNNNNNNNNNNNNNNNNNNNNNNNNNNNNNNNNNNNNNNNNNNNNNNNNNNNNNNNNNNNNNNNNNNNNNNNNNNNNNNNNNNNNNNNNNNNNNNNNNNNNNNNNNNNNNNNNNNNNNNNNNNNNNNNNNNNNNNNNNNNNNNNNNNNNNNNNNNNNNNNNNNNNNNNNNNNNNNNNNNNNNNNNNNNNNNNNNNNNNNNNNNNNNNNNNNNNNNNNNNNNNNNNNNNNNNNNNNNNNNNNNNNNNNNNNNNNNNNNNNNNNNNNNNNNNNNNNAGAGGAGGCCAACTTTGTCGCTAAAACCATAGATTGCTACTTGGGCATATGTCATCTTGGTCACTTTTTCCAAGTCATTTTGCGCACCAGTTGAGATTCTTCCGACGAGAATCTACATCAGCGCAGAAAATTAAATGATTATTGTCATTGAAGGTTGGAGTTTGGTAACCCATGATACATGGCGGTAATAAAGACTTGAGATTGAAAAATCAGCGACTAAGCAATGAACATCATTATTTCTCTTAATAGGAGATCAAACATTAACTACAACAAAGAATAACAAGGGGAAGAAACAAAAAGGTGATGGGAAAAGACAAGTACATATCAATGGAGAGAAAATTACCTGCTCAGCAGCTCGACCCCCTAGTGTCATACAAGTCATATCAAAAAGCTGCTCCTTTGTCATGAGAAGGTTCTCATTTGGAACATACTGTGCAAACCCAAGAGCTGCTGTGCCACGAGGAACTATAGTAACTTTCAACAAAGGTTCGGCATGTTCCAAGAACCAGCCTGCAACAGCATGACCCGATTCATGGTAAGCTACAGTACGTCTTTCCAGCTTGCTTATCACCTGGTTGAAAACCATAGATATTATTAGAGAAACTCTAATAATAAGTTGAAAAAAGGCAGTCAAGAGTTCCAGATTCTAAACAGTCCAACATTTTCAATCTATTATAGCAATAAGATATGATTACATATTTAAATGAACAATACATATAACTATAGAATGCTATTTTCCACAACCAAACCCACACAACCTATCCatcccttcttatttcttaccCACCATAACCTTTGATGAAAGGGAAACACTGAAAacttttattaaatattaagagTTTAAAAAGACAATTGTAGTATTTTACGCTAAAAATCCATTTAGCTAAATCTAAAAAAGAACTTACCCTGTTCTTCTTCTCCAAACCACCAATGATCCTATCAATAGCTGCTTCAAAATGTTGCATTGTCACTTGTGTTTCCTCACCCCTTGCAGCAATTAGCGCAGCTTCATTGCAAACATTAGCAATGTCTGCTCCCGCAAATCCTGGTGTAAGGGCTGCAAGCCTTTGTGAATAAAATGAAGGCTCGTGGTCAAGTTTGATCTTTTTCAAGTAGATCTGAAATATCTGGTCACGACCCTTAATATCAGGCTTATCAATGCTTATCTGGCGGTCAAATCTCCCTGGCCTAAGTAGAGCTTTGTCCAAGATATCAGGTCTATTTGTTCCAGCAAGTACAACCACCCCAGCAGTGGTTCCAAAACCATCCATCTCCACCAGTAACTGATTTAATGTACTTTCACGTTCATCATTTGCACCAGAGAAACCTCCACGTCCCCTTGCTCGACCAATTGCATCAATCTCGTCAATAAATATAATACTAGGGGCACACTGCCTTGCTTCCTGAAACAAGTTTCTTACCCTAGATGGTCCAACACCAACAAACATCTCCATAAAATCTGAACCAGATATCGAAAGAAATGGAACACCAGATTCCCCTGCTGTTGCTTTTGCTAAAAGGGTTTTTCCTGTGCCAGGAGGACCAACCAGGAGAGCACCCTTGGGGATTTTTGCCCCTAGTTCTTCATATTTCTTTGGGTTCTTAAGGAAGTGGACAAACTCCATAATTTCTTGCTTTGCCTCATCGCAACCAGCAACATCTTTAAAGAAAACCTGTAAATATATGAGGAGAAATAAGAAATTTGTATCTGCACTGTGTTATGCACCACCTACATCTCCCTTGAATAAATTACCAAAATTGCAAGGCAATGAGAGCAACTGGAAACATGCTGTTAAACAAGATTCAGAAAAATGGCCATCTTATAAAAGATGAAGAATAAAGCAATTAACCTTATTTTTCGCATTCTTGTCTACTTTAGTAACATGGGCTTTCCCAATGTTAAATATTCCACGAGCACCCTTATTACCGCCGCCGCCGCCAACACCAAGTCCACCTTGCATTCTCCTTCCCATATAGAAGAGGGATCCCAAAAGCAACAGTGTTGGAGCAAACCTCATCAATTCCTGGTACCAAACCATTTCAGAAGAATATGTAACAGGAACATAATCATGGGGGTCAATGCCTAGTGCTTCTTGCGCTTCTTCTAACTTCTCCTCAAAAGATTCCACACTTCCAATATtgaaataatatttatattgCCCACCAGTTCCCTTTGCGGGGAGGGTTCCCTGGATAACTTCACTCTCCGTTTGGTTACGAGGAGTATTCCTCACGTATATTTTGGCAACCGACTTATTCGACACAACAATATGGTCTACTAATCCTGGCTCCAAAAGCTTATTTTTAAACTCCTGAAAGCTAATCTGCATGTAGTCAAATTGTGCTTGATGTCAACAAGAAATCATAATAATGAAATAAAAGAAACTAACAAAAGCAGACAAAATAAACCATCTTATAGCCAGGAAGAATAGTGGTATATTCTCATAGAAATCATGCAAAGTCACCCTTATAAAAAGTAGCGCAAACAGTGCACAGCTTAAGCTAGATTTAAGACTTGCAAAAACCAAATTCTTGAAATTAACAGAATGCAAAATTATTAATGGAGCTTCAATATTAATAACTTTAGCTAAAGGAAAATCCACCAAGTAAAATCAGGAAAGGTATATCAATGAAATAAGCTTTCACATAAGAGtccctgaaaaaaaaaaaatcccaacaGTACACACATGCAAATAAGAAAAGGACTAAGGAGAAGACAAGCAATCATGGAGGGATCCTAATGAAATATTGGATGCAGGGCTCGATACTGGTGTAGCATCAAAAGAATTCCGCAAACAAAGTAGTATAATACATGATATAGCACAAAACTAGTTTTTGTGATCTCGGCGATTTCCATGTATCCTAATCCATCAAAACATTAAGACAATAGCAGCAAAATGTGTCAGTTATCTGAGCAACACAAAGTTAACTTTTCATGCATTTGAAATCATTGGTTTCATCAAATGAAAAGCAGGTATTCGTATATCTCAATTTCTCAACTCAACCCAACTTCAATGATACAACAAATTCAAACCACACAA contains the following coding sequences:
- the LOC107629082 gene encoding ATP-dependent zinc metalloprotease FTSH 10, mitochondrial (The sequence of the model RefSeq protein was modified relative to this genomic sequence to represent the inferred CDS: added 241 bases not found in genome assembly), with translation MIFSRIGRSLSRSSRAKDYLRGDAKLGTLLGATRTNVHSEGMELGLGFFRGYVAHARARGNGILSSLPDFKCVAANPKIHYRLFSSEGPKKKTDYENFYPKEKKEIPKGEDKKHESKEESETNTDDHGSFQETFMKQVQNFITPLLVMGLFLGSFNFGPREQQQISFQEFKNKLLEPGLVDHIVVSNKSVAKIYVRNTPRNQTESEVIQGTLPAKGTGGQYKYYFNIGSVESFEEKLEEAQEALGIDPHDYVPVTYSSEMVWYQELMRFAPTLLLLGSLFYMGRRMQGGLGVGGGGGNKGARGIFNIGKAHVTKVDKNAKNKVFFKDVAGCDEAKQEIMEFVHFLKNPKKYEELGAKIPKGALLVGPPGTGKTLLAKATAGESGVPFLSISGSDFMEMFVGVGPSRVRNLFQEARQCAPSIIFIDEIDAIGRARGRGGFSGANDERESTLNQLLVEMDGFGTTAGVVVLAGTNRPDILDKALLRPGRFDRQISIDKPDIKGRDQIFQIYLKKIKLDHEPSFYSQRLAALTPGFAGADIANVCNEAALIAARGEETQVTMQHFEAAIDRIIGGLEKKNRVISKLERRTVAYHESGHAVAGWFLEHAEPLLKVTIVPRGTAALGFAQYVPNENLLMTKEQLFDMTCMTLGGRAAEQILVGRISTGAQNDLEKVTKMTYAQVAIYGFSDKVGLLSFPPKEDSFEMTKPYSSKTAAIIDNEVREWVTKAYKRTVELIEEHKEHVAEIAELLLEKEVLHQEDLVRVLGERPFKPAELTNYDRFKQGFQEVEEKVVERSTVENPEDSGGSSPLEPQVVPT